GCCTCCGCTTAGGCTGGAACGATGCGCTCCACCCTCGTCCCGATCGCCCGCCGCCTGGCCGTGGTGCTGGGACTCCTGCTCGTCGCCTCGATGCTGGCAGCGCCCGCCCACGCGGCGAAGCCCAGCTCGCCGAAGCGCTTCGGCGGCTATGCGTTCGACACCTGCGTGTCCCCCTCCAACGAGGTCATGGACGCGTGGAACGTCGCGTCGCCCTACACGGTCGTCGGCATCTACACCTCGGGCAACTCGCGCTACTGCGACGAGTCGAAGCAGCCGCACCTCAGCCCCGCGTGGGTCCAGCGCCAGGCGTCCCGCGGCTGGCTGTTCCTGCCGATCCACGTCGGCTACCAGGCGCCCTGCTTCGACTCGAAGTCCTCGAAGGAGCGCATGTCGTACGACCTGACGAAGGCCCGCGCCCAGGCCCGCGCCGACGCCGACGAGGCGGTGCGCAGTGCCGCGCGGTACGGCTTCGCCAAGGGGAACGCCGTCTACCTCGACATCGAGTGGTACGACCGCGGCAACGCGCGGTGCAGCGCCTCCGTGATGACCTTCATCGACGCGTTCGTCCAGCGCGTCCACCAGCGCGACTACAAGGTCGGCCTCTACTCCAGCGCCTCCGCCGCGATCCAGGCCGTCGACGAGGCGCGCCACGCGAACCGCAAGGGCTTCGACTTCCCCGACCAGATGTGGTTCGCCTGGACGAACAGGAAGGCGAACACCGACGGCCGGCCCTACCTCGCCAACACGTTCTGGCGGCGCGACCGGCTGCACCAGTACCACAACAACGTGGCGGTCTCCTACGGCGGACGCAAGGTCACGATCGACAAGAACGTCGTCACCGTGGGTGGCGGGTCCAAGGCCAAGAAGGAGCAGAAGGTCTGCGGCATCACGCCCACGCTGAAGCGCTACCGCAGCCTCAAGGCGGGCTCGCGCGGCGGCGACGTGAAGCTGCTGCAGTGCCTGCTCAAGCGCGCCGGCCACCGGGCCACCGTCACCGGCCGCTGGAACGCGCGCACCACGAAGGCCGTCAACTCCTACCGGGCCTCGCTCGGATGGAAGCAGACCTCGTCGGCGTCGCGCCCTCTGTGGACCGCCCTGCTGTCGCGCGGCAAGACGCCGATCGCGCTCAAGCGTGGCAAGGTCGGCGAGCCCGTGCACCGGCTCCAGCGCACGCTGCGCGCCGCGGGCCAGTCGGTCCAGGTGACGGGCATCTACGACGCCCGCACCGCCGTCGCGGTGCGCGCGTACCGCAGGAACGTGGGGCTGCCGGGCTACCAGACGGCCGACCGTCGCGTGTGGGCTGCCCTGCAGGCCGGTCGCCGCTGACGGCTCAGGTGCGCGGGGCGGTCAGCAGCATCCCACCGAGCCCGACGAGCATCGCGCCACCCGTGCGCCGCACCGCCGCCAGCCGGCGGGGTGACCGCACGAACCACGCGCGCGCCGTGCCCGCCAGCAGCGCCCAGCCGGAGTCGCACACGACCGCGATGAGCAGGAACAGGACGCCGAGCACGAGCATCTGCGCTCCGATCGCCCCCGCCCCGAAGTCCACGAACTGCGGCAGCACGGCGACGAAGAAGACGATCGTCTTCGGATTGGTGACGCCGACGACGAATCCCTCGGCGAGGCTGCGCCACGGCGAGTCGGTGTCGGGGCCGTCCTCAGCGGCCGCCACGTCGATCCGGCCGTGACGGATCGCCTGGATCCCCAGGTGGATCAGGTAGGCAGCGCCCAGCACCTTCACGACGGTGAACACCACGGCCGAGCCGGCGACGATCGCGCCGAGCCCGAGGGCCACGGCCACGACGATCGGCAGACCACCGAGCCCGTTCCCCACGACGCTGAGGATCCCGGCGCGGCGCCCGTGCGCCAGCGACCGGCCGATGACGAACAGGACGCTCGGGCCGGGCACGAGGATCAGCACGAGCGACGCGAGCGCGAACGTCGCCAGGGCCTCCGGACTGGGCATGCCTGAACAGTAGTCCTGCACGCGCGCGCACCCGTGGACGACGAACGGCCCACCCGGTGTGCGGGTGGGCCGTTCGAGGGATTGGTCGATCAGTGCATGACGACCGGGGGCTGGCCCTGGTCGTCGAGCAGCTTCACCGGCTCGCTCTTGCGGGGCAGGAACGCGACCGGGATCAGCGTCACCAGCAGCACCGCGAACGCGACCCAGTAGGACTGCTCGAACGCGTGAGCCAGGTCGTTGAACCCGGCCTGCAGCTGGTCGGGCGTCACGCCGAGCAGGGAGACGAGCTCCGAGCCGCGATCGGTGTGCGACCCGGCCGCCAGCTGGGCGGGCGTGAGGCCCTCCTCGACGCCCGGGATCTTCTCCGAGCCCGGGATGATCGAGCCCTTCTGCATGCCGTTGGTCAGCACGACCGAGATGACCGCGATGCCCGAGGCGCTGGCGACCTGCTGCACGACGTTCAGCAACGTCGAGCCGCGCGCCACCTCGTGCGACGTGAGGGTCTTGAGCGCCGACGTGAAGATCGGCATCATCGTGGCGCCCATGCCCAACCCCATGACGAACAGCCACAGGATGATCTGCCAGTACGGGGTGCTGGGATCGGTGCTCATCGCCACGCCGAACATGCCGACCAGGATGCCGATGAAGCCGAACGGCACGATCCGGCCGACCGGGATCCGGTCGACGAGCGCGCCGGCGATCGGCATCGTCAGCATCGCGCCGATGCCCTGGGGTGCGACCAGGATGCCGGCCATCATGACCGACTCGCCGTGCACCTGCTGGAAGTACGTGGGCACCAGCAGCAGCGCGCCGAAGAAGGCGCTCGCGAACAGGAACATCACGATGAGCGACACGCGCAGGTTGCGGTTGCCGAGCAGCCGCAGGTCGAGCAGCGGGTGCTTCGGCTTGAACGACCAGACCACGAAGCCGGCGATCAGGACGAGGCCGACGAGGGTGGGGACGATCACCTTGGTGGCGAGCGCCGTGCCCTCGCCGGGGATCGACGAGATGCCGTACAGCAGCAGCGCCAGGCCGGGCGACATCAGCAGCATGCCGACGACGTCGAGCGACTCGCTCGGCTCGGGCGCGTCCTTCGGCAGCACGCGGGCCGCGTAGACCAGGCCGATCGCGCCGATCGGCAGGTTGATGAGGAACACCCAGTGCCAGGACGCGACGTCGATGAGGATGCCGCCGATGATCGGGCCGAGGATGGGGCCGAGCAGCATCGGGATGCCCAGGATCGCCATGAGGCGACCCATGCGGTGCGGCCCGGCCGCCCGGGTCATGATCGTCATGCCCAGCGGCATCAGCATGCCGCCGCCGAGGCCCTGGAGCACGCGGAACGCGATGAGCGACTCGATGTTCCACGCCGCGGCGCACAGGACGGAGCCGAGGGTGAACAGCGCGATCGCGGTCATGTAGAGACGCTTGGTGCCGAAGCGGTCGGCGGCCCAGCCCGTGAGGGGGATGACGGCCGCGAGCGCCAGCATGTAGGCGGTGGCCGTCCAGGCGACGGTGGCGTACGCCAGCGGCTCGCCGTCGGTGGACAGCTCGGTCTGGAACGTGGGCAGTGCGACGTTGACGACCGTGACGTCCAGGATGGACATGATCGCGCCGAGCACCACCACGCCGGCGACCTTGAGGATCTCCGGGGTGATCTTGTCGTCGTCGTCGATGACGACTCCTTCAGGAGGACTGGCTGACATCTGGTTCTTCCTTCGAAAGTGGCTTGAGGGCCTCGACGAGGGCGAGGCACTGTGCGGTGTCGAGGTCGTCGAGCAGCGTGCGCACGGCGTCCTCCTTCGACTTGAGGTGGCTCTGCGCCAGACTCCGACCGAGATCGGTGACGGCGACGAGCTTGACCCTTCGGTCCTCCGGGTTCTCGGTGCGCACGAGGAGCTTCTTGCGCACCAGCTGCTCGACGTTGCGACCGGCCGAGGCCGCCGACAACCCCACCGCCTCGGCGAGGTCGCCGATGGCGACCGGATGGTCGTGATGGGCGAGCGCGAAGACCAGTCTGGCGTGCGTGAAGGACAGTTTCAGGCCCGCGACCGTCTCGAGTGACTCACCCTCGGCCGTCGTGAAGACCTGACCGAGGAAGTCTCGGACGGCGGCGAACGCGCAGGCGTGGGGTGAGTCGTTCATGGCTCGAGAATACTAACGCACCCGCAACTATTGCAGGGACGTGACCTTCATTACGCCCTGCGTGGATCGGGAGTTTCAGAACCTGCCGTAGAATTGCGCGAGTGCCTACACGCTCTGATCTGCGCAATGTCGCCATCGTCGCCCACGTCGACCATGGCAAGACCACTCTCGTCGACGCGATGCTGCAACAGCAGGGCGCGTACTCCGACCACCAGGAAGTGACCGATCGGGTCATGGACTCGGGTGATCTCGAGCGCGAGAAGGGCATCACCATCCTCGCGAAGAACACCGCGGTCAAGTACTACGGACCCGGCACCGAGGACATCCCCGGCAACGCCGTCACGATCAACATCATCGACACCCCCGGCCACGCCGACTTCGGTGGCGAGGTCGAGCGCGGCCTGTCGATGGTCGACGCCGTCGTGCTCCTGGTCGACGCCTCCGAGGGCCCGCTGCCCCAGACCCGCTTCGTGCTGCGCAAGGCGCTGCTGGCGAAGATGCCCGTCATCCTGGTGGTGAACAAGGTCGACCGTCCCGACGCCCGCATCGCCGAGGTCGTCGACGAGACCTACGACCTCTTCATGGACCTGCTGCCCGAGGACGCCGCCGACGACGCGCTCGACTTCCCCGTCGTCTACGCCTCCGGCAAGGCCGGCATCGCCTCGCTGGAGAAGCCCGAGGACGGCACGCTGCCCGCCGGCGAGAACCTCATCCCGCTGTTCCAGACGATCATGGAGCACGTCCCGGCCCCCGAGTACACCGAGGGCGCGCCGCTGCAGGCGCACGTCACGAACCTCGACTCCTCCCCGTTCCTGGGCCGCCTGGCGCTCGTGCGCGTCGAGGAGGGCGAGCTCAAGAAGGGCCAGCAGGTCGCGTGGATGAAGCGCGACGGCTCGGTCGAGCGGGTCAAGATCACCGAGCTGCTCATCACCGAGGCCCTCGACCGCAAGCCCGGCGAGAAGGCCGGCCCCGGCGACATCGTCGCCATCGCGGGCATCAGCGAGATCAACATCGGCGAGACGCTGGCCGATCCGGAGAACCCGGTCGCGCTGCCGCTCATCCACGTCGACGAGCCCGCGATCTCGATGACCATCGGCACCAACACGTCGCCGCTGGCCGGCCGCGAGAAGGGCACCAAGGTCACCGCCCGCCTCGTCAAGGACCGTCTCGAGTCCGAGCTGATCGGCAACGTCTCGATCCGCGTGCTGCCCACCGAGCGTCCCGACGCCTGGGAGGTCCAGGGCCGTGGCGAGCTGGCGCTGGCCATCCTCGTCGAGCAGATGCGCCGCGAGGGCTACGAGCTGACCGTCGGCAAGCCGCAGGTCGTCACCCGTGAGATCAACGGCAAGCTGCACGAGCCCGTCGAGCGCCTCACGATCGACGCGCCCGAGGAGTACCTCGGCACGATCACCCAGCTGCTCGCCGTCCGCAAGGGCCGCATGGAGCAGATGGTCAACCACGGCACCGGCTGGGTCCGCATGGAGTTCCTGGTCCCGGCGCGCGGCCTGATCGGCTTCCGCACCGAGTTCCTCACCGACACCCGCGGCACCGGCATCGCGCACCACATCTCCGAGGGCTACGAGCCGTGGTTCGGCGAGATCTCCACGCGCCCCTCGGGCTCGCTGGTGGCCGACCGCGCCGGCGCCGTCACCTCGTTCGCCATGACCAACCTCCAGGAGCGCGGCACGCTGTTCGTCGAGCCCGCCACCGAGGTCTACGAGGGCATGATCGTCGGCGAGAACTCCCGTGATGACGACATGGACGTCAACATCACCAAGGAGAAGAAGCAGACCAACATCCGCTCGGCCACCTCGGACAACTTCGAGAAGGTCATCCCGCCGAAGAAGCTCTCGCTCGAGCAGTGCCTGGAGTTCTGCCGCGAGGACGAGTGCGTCGAGGTCACCCCGGGCAACGTGCGCATCCGCAAGGTGGTCCTGGACGCCGGCGAGCGCTCCCGCACCGCCCGCAAGCGCAAGTGACCTGACCCCGCTTCACCCGAACCCCTCCCCGGCCTCGCCGGGGAGGGGTTCTTCGTTTCGCCGCCAGCCCGGACTCCAACCTGTGCGTCTTGCGCATAGTGTGTGCCACACACTATGGTGTGACGCATGGACGAGTTGACCCAGCAACACCTGCAGGAGCTGCGCCGCGGCACCGTCGTGCTCGCGTCGCTGCTCAGCCTGCGCGAGCCCGGGTACGGCTACGGCCTGCTCGAGTCACTGGCCACGGCGGGCATCGCCGTGGACGGCAACACGCTCTACCCCCTGCTGCGACGCCTCGAGAAGCAGGGACTGCTCACCAGCGAGTGGAACACCGACGAGGCACGGCCGCGGAAGTTCTACCGCACGAGCGAAGCCGGGGAGCGCCTCACCGAGGCACTGCTGGCCGACTGGCACGAGATCGACACCGCCCTGGGGCGGCTCACCTCCGGAGGAAGCTGATGACCACCACCCTGACCGACCGGTACGTCCACGCAGCCACCCGCTGGCTGCCGGGCAGCACCCGCACCGAGGTCGCCGCCGAGCTGCGCGAGCGGATCGGCGACACCGTCGCGGCCCGCGGCGGCACGCCTGACGCGGAGCGCGAGGCCCTCGAGGAGCTCGGCGACCCGCTGCGCGTGGCCGTCGACTACACGGGGCGCGAGCCCGTGCTCATCGGTCCTCGGCTGTTCTTCCCGTGGCTGCGTCTGACGACGATCCTCGTCGCGGTCGTGGCACCGATCGTCACCGCGGT
This genomic interval from Aeromicrobium choanae contains the following:
- a CDS encoding glycoside hydrolase domain-containing protein, which codes for MRSTLVPIARRLAVVLGLLLVASMLAAPAHAAKPSSPKRFGGYAFDTCVSPSNEVMDAWNVASPYTVVGIYTSGNSRYCDESKQPHLSPAWVQRQASRGWLFLPIHVGYQAPCFDSKSSKERMSYDLTKARAQARADADEAVRSAARYGFAKGNAVYLDIEWYDRGNARCSASVMTFIDAFVQRVHQRDYKVGLYSSASAAIQAVDEARHANRKGFDFPDQMWFAWTNRKANTDGRPYLANTFWRRDRLHQYHNNVAVSYGGRKVTIDKNVVTVGGGSKAKKEQKVCGITPTLKRYRSLKAGSRGGDVKLLQCLLKRAGHRATVTGRWNARTTKAVNSYRASLGWKQTSSASRPLWTALLSRGKTPIALKRGKVGEPVHRLQRTLRAAGQSVQVTGIYDARTAVAVRAYRRNVGLPGYQTADRRVWAALQAGRR
- a CDS encoding LysE family translocator, translating into MPSPEALATFALASLVLILVPGPSVLFVIGRSLAHGRRAGILSVVGNGLGGLPIVVAVALGLGAIVAGSAVVFTVVKVLGAAYLIHLGIQAIRHGRIDVAAAEDGPDTDSPWRSLAEGFVVGVTNPKTIVFFVAVLPQFVDFGAGAIGAQMLVLGVLFLLIAVVCDSGWALLAGTARAWFVRSPRRLAAVRRTGGAMLVGLGGMLLTAPRT
- a CDS encoding DHA2 family efflux MFS transporter permease subunit yields the protein MSASPPEGVVIDDDDKITPEILKVAGVVVLGAIMSILDVTVVNVALPTFQTELSTDGEPLAYATVAWTATAYMLALAAVIPLTGWAADRFGTKRLYMTAIALFTLGSVLCAAAWNIESLIAFRVLQGLGGGMLMPLGMTIMTRAAGPHRMGRLMAILGIPMLLGPILGPIIGGILIDVASWHWVFLINLPIGAIGLVYAARVLPKDAPEPSESLDVVGMLLMSPGLALLLYGISSIPGEGTALATKVIVPTLVGLVLIAGFVVWSFKPKHPLLDLRLLGNRNLRVSLIVMFLFASAFFGALLLVPTYFQQVHGESVMMAGILVAPQGIGAMLTMPIAGALVDRIPVGRIVPFGFIGILVGMFGVAMSTDPSTPYWQIILWLFVMGLGMGATMMPIFTSALKTLTSHEVARGSTLLNVVQQVASASGIAVISVVLTNGMQKGSIIPGSEKIPGVEEGLTPAQLAAGSHTDRGSELVSLLGVTPDQLQAGFNDLAHAFEQSYWVAFAVLLVTLIPVAFLPRKSEPVKLLDDQGQPPVVMH
- a CDS encoding MarR family winged helix-turn-helix transcriptional regulator, producing MNDSPHACAFAAVRDFLGQVFTTAEGESLETVAGLKLSFTHARLVFALAHHDHPVAIGDLAEAVGLSAASAGRNVEQLVRKKLLVRTENPEDRRVKLVAVTDLGRSLAQSHLKSKEDAVRTLLDDLDTAQCLALVEALKPLSKEEPDVSQSS
- the typA gene encoding translational GTPase TypA codes for the protein MPTRSDLRNVAIVAHVDHGKTTLVDAMLQQQGAYSDHQEVTDRVMDSGDLEREKGITILAKNTAVKYYGPGTEDIPGNAVTINIIDTPGHADFGGEVERGLSMVDAVVLLVDASEGPLPQTRFVLRKALLAKMPVILVVNKVDRPDARIAEVVDETYDLFMDLLPEDAADDALDFPVVYASGKAGIASLEKPEDGTLPAGENLIPLFQTIMEHVPAPEYTEGAPLQAHVTNLDSSPFLGRLALVRVEEGELKKGQQVAWMKRDGSVERVKITELLITEALDRKPGEKAGPGDIVAIAGISEINIGETLADPENPVALPLIHVDEPAISMTIGTNTSPLAGREKGTKVTARLVKDRLESELIGNVSIRVLPTERPDAWEVQGRGELALAILVEQMRREGYELTVGKPQVVTREINGKLHEPVERLTIDAPEEYLGTITQLLAVRKGRMEQMVNHGTGWVRMEFLVPARGLIGFRTEFLTDTRGTGIAHHISEGYEPWFGEISTRPSGSLVADRAGAVTSFAMTNLQERGTLFVEPATEVYEGMIVGENSRDDDMDVNITKEKKQTNIRSATSDNFEKVIPPKKLSLEQCLEFCREDECVEVTPGNVRIRKVVLDAGERSRTARKRK
- a CDS encoding PadR family transcriptional regulator encodes the protein MDELTQQHLQELRRGTVVLASLLSLREPGYGYGLLESLATAGIAVDGNTLYPLLRRLEKQGLLTSEWNTDEARPRKFYRTSEAGERLTEALLADWHEIDTALGRLTSGGS